In the Syngnathus scovelli strain Florida chromosome 8, RoL_Ssco_1.2, whole genome shotgun sequence genome, one interval contains:
- the fer1l6 gene encoding LOW QUALITY PROTEIN: fer-1-like protein 6 (The sequence of the model RefSeq protein was modified relative to this genomic sequence to represent the inferred CDS: inserted 1 base in 1 codon; substituted 5 bases at 5 genomic stop codons) — translation MFGLKGKKKKKAQSDLVLANKAALDSEGEVSSEASQLLEEKSDEDQHGAIRTRIMPNTKRSKLKTCIQDSEEKPQSFQIAINITEAKQLVGENIDPSVIIEIGDEKKQTTVKEGTNAPFYNEYFVFDFFAHKEIFFDKVIRLTVMHSKMLRSFCIGSFKLDVWTVYKQPGHQFINKWAMLTVPGDISTGCKGYVKCDISVSAKGDAMQPGIKASDSEEQIEKNLLIPEGFPSERPWARFSVRVYRAEGLPRNNSSIMANVTKAFIGDNTALIDPFVVVSFFKQMGRTTTQKSNADPVWNEQIVFTEMFPPLCQRMKIQVWDEGSVSDVAIGTHYFDLRRISNEQDGDRGFLPTFGPAWINLYGSVRNSLGDDTAELNEGIGQGVAYRGRVFVELTVEILSGGMGPESKVARMVKPVKDAKAVKAGGKDSKTPAGGGVGGGGSGGGAGDDDKGKAAAEVLPVECPATIDSENKEHFLLFGALFEATMIDRKIGDKPVTFEFSLGNCGNIQEPVSQTGLSGPSPTLSRRRQPLDLPDRTSPSSPLLPKESQDPSRISKSTTRPQKPLPVEGNRYYMHLPLEKQKPCINVLSQWEDRTYRLYNSNMLENIAALFEEGVTEAAELHRKLYPGAEQTLKTTVKDFCIDARRFIAAAEAELKAQLKSNYLTQLDKKRLSMCKQELESMVGDAQSLVERKRKSGSMKEVLQDATKLTQKLRFLVEEPQHTVPDIFVWLLSNNKRVAYARLPARDVVFCSNREARGVHCGKIITLFLKPPGKRVTGFSVQAKVDVYLWFGSCVDSVHMLDELPKGFNAVTGGVDTNSPPTHLTCTEQHQFQLRCHMYQARGLIAADNSGLSDPFARVTYLSHSQTTNVINQTLSPTWNQCLQMSHIVLSGDLQYIQEEPPRLVVEVYDDDALGKAEYLGSTVTLPEVRLFSESYTPPTLQYSPLHFASQSGGELLAAFELVQVSXMRLLLLSLHIVXTXVESKWSMLXIAMSGELSLPPLKEQEGGIYEVPENIRPVLSTYRLEVLFWGLRELKKVQLLSVDRPQVFIECAGKTLRSSVIQRYKSNPNFTTLVDTIELELPENEHLHPPLSITVVDWRAFGRSTLVGNHVINNLMTFKYIAPQAPPASAQVHAPPAVMFTPEPQKAEESLQHAPGTSSTVSSTTPDVLITVEEPTPEKTEKAEPRRKKESHKKSTHRSSKRRRRTIADESAECVIDWWSKYYASVEKQTKQTEGSPFPQIFEKALPYHSLLNDGIDSLVNSSSDGNKKKKQKGKGTSEQNLNCSLSLPTKLATLQLYSKELEVEFGPFDDWVNTYELFRGKASEEEGSTEERFVGKFKGRFCLYKLTEDEEGEWEEDDGHLRVNRGIPQNTPVQVLIRVYVVSASNLHPADPDGKADPYVVLQLGKNEIKDRENYIPKQLNPVFGRSFEMQATFPQESLLSVLIYDYDLVGGDDLIGETRIDLENRFYSRHRATCGLPTEYSLEGYNAWRDCLKPSELLSKLCRENNVDGPHFRPGRIIVADQIFTGKTLFMHEDEEPVESYEHLSLKILHRWAEIPTVGCKLVPEHIETRTLFHKARPGMDQGQVQMWVDIFPMDLPHPGPAVDISPRKPKGXDRLLNGTLKQSMTVFLNRMXMRGCRYELRVIIWNTEDVILEDSNFLTGQKSSDIYIKGWLKGMEDDRQETDVHYNSLTGEGNFNWRFVFPFSYLPAEKVVVVKKRDNIFSLDKTEQKLPAILSLQVWDFETLSSDDFLGTVELDLHGFPRGAKTAKSCKMDIFTDGTERISIFQQKRSRGWWPFTKSGELTGKVEAEFHLVTSEEAEKNPVGRARKEPEPLPKPNRPDTSFSWFVNPFKCFFHLVWRNYKKYIIIALLLLITVLFLALLFYTLPGAISQKIVNG, via the exons ATGTTTGGACTTAaagggaagaaaaagaagaaggccCAATCTGACTTGGTGCTGGCAAACAAGGCAGCTCTGG ACAGTGAAGGGGAGGTCAGTTCGGAAGCATCTCAGTTGTTGGAGGAAAAAAGCGATGAGGATCAACATGGAGCCATCAGAACCAGAATTATGCCCAACACAAAAAG GTCCAAACTCAAAACATGTATTCAAGACAGTGAGGAGAAGCCACAGAGCTTCCAG ATTGCTATTAACATCACGGAGGCCAAGCAGCTTGTGGGTGAAAACATCGACCCTAGTGTTATAATTGAGATTGGCGATGAAAAGAAACAGACAACAGTCAAAGAGGGAACCAACgctcctttttacaatgag TATTTTGTATTTGACTTCTTTGCCCACAAAGAGATCTTCTTTGACAAAGTCATCAGGCTGACG GTGATGCATTCCAAGATGCTTAGGAGTTTCTGCATCGGCTCATTTAAGCTGGATGTGTGGACAGTCTACAAACAACCAG GTCACCAATTCATCAACAAGTGGGCAATGCTGACAGTCCCCGGTGACATTAGCACGGGTTGCAAAGGTTACGTCAAGTGTGACATTAGTGTCTCTGCAAAGGGAGATGCCATGCAGCCCGGGATTAAAGCCAGTGATTCCGAGGAGCAAATAGAAAA AAACCTCTTGATACCAGAAGGATTCCCATCGGAACGACCCTGGGCTCGTTTTTCTGTGAGGGTGTATCGAGCCGAAGGTCTTCCACGCAACAACTCAAGTATCATGGCCAATGTCACCAAGGCTTTTATTGGAGACAACACAGCGCTCATTGACCCGTTTGTTGTTGTTAGCTTCTTCAAACAAATG GGTCGCACCACCACACAGAAGTCCAATGCAGATCCAGTGTGGAATGAACAGATTGTCTTCACTGAGATGTTTCCTCCTCTGTGCCAGAGGATGAAGATCCAG GTTTGGGATGAAGGAAGCGTGAGTGACGTTGCCATAGGAACCCACTACTTTGACCTGAGGCGAATCTCCAACGAGCAAGATGGCGACAGAG GCTTTTTACCAACTTTTGGTCCCGCATGGATAAACTTGTATGGCTCCGTCAGGAACTCTCTGGGTGATGACACTGCCGAGCTTAACGAGGGCATTGGACAGGGTGTCGCTTATCG GGGACGTGTCTTTGTCGAGCTGACGGTGGAAATCCTATCAGGCGGGATGGGCCCAGAGTCCAAAGTTGCTCGGATGGTGAAACCTGTAAAGGATGCTAAGGCGGTAAAGGCTGGAGGGAAGGACAGTAAGACCCCAGCAGGTGGAGGAGTAGGAGGGGGAGGATCTGGAGGAGGTGCAGGCGATGACGACAAAGGGAAAGCAGCGGCGGAGGTTCTTCCTGTGGAATGTCCAGCGACA ATCGATTCTGAGAACAAAGAGCATTTCTTGCTCTTCGGGGCCTTATTTGAAGCCACCATGATTGACAGAAAGATTGGAGACAAGCCTGTAACTTTTGAGTTCTCCCTGG GTAATTGCGGTAACATACAAGAGCCTGTGAGCCAGACCGGTCTGAGTGGCCCAAGTCCTACCCTCAGCCGCAGGAGACAGCCACTGGACCTCCCAGATAGGACCTCCCCTTCCTCCCCACTGTTACCCAAAGAATCTCAAGACCCCAGCAGGATCTCTAAGTCCACCACACGTCCCCAGAAACCGCTCCCTGTCGAAGGAAACAG GTACTATATGCATTTGCCTCTGGAGAAACAGAAGCCGTGCATCAATGTGTTGAGTCAATGGGAGGACAGAACGTATCGGCTATACAACTCCAACATGCTGGAGAACATAGCAGCCTTGTTT GAGGAAGGCGTGACTGAGGCAGCTGAACTCCACAGGAAGTTGTATCCCGGGGCCGAGCAGACACTAAAAACAACCGTCAAAGATTTTTGCATAGATGCCAG GCGTTTCATAGCAGCAGCAGAGGCCGAGTTGAAGGCTCAGTTAAAGTCCAATTACCTGACGCAGCTGGACAAGAAACGCCTCTCGATGTGCAAACAAGAACTG GAAAGTATGGTTGGAGATGCTCAGTCTCTAgtagagaggaagaggaagtcaGGCAGCATGAAAGAAGTACTCCAGGATGCAACAAAACTCACACAGAAACTACGCTTCCTAGTGGAGGAG CCTCAACACACCGTCCCAGACATCTTTGTGTGGTTGTTGAGCAACAACAAGCGCGTCGCATACGCTCGGCTCCCGGCCAGAGATGTCGTCTTCTGCAGCAATCGGGAAGCTCGAGGTGTTCACTGTGGAAAGATCATAACGCTCTTCCTCAAG CCGCCAGGGAAGCGTGTGACGGGTTTTTCGGTGCAGGCCAAAGTAGATGTGTATTTGTGGTTTGGATCTTGCGTGGACTCTGTTCACATGCTGGATGAGCTGCCAAAAGGCTTCAACGCTGTCACAGGGGGTGTTGACACTAACAGTCCCCCAACTCACCTGACATGTACAG AGCAGCATCAGTTCCAGTTAAGGTGTCACATGTATCAAGCGCGCGGGTTGATTGCAGCCGACAACTCGGGCCTTTCTGACCCCTTTGCTCGGGTCACGTACCTGTCACACAGCCAGACCACCAAT GTGATCAATCAGACTCTCAGCCCCACCTGGAATCAGTGCTTGCAGATGAGTCACATCGTGCTCAGTGGAGATCTTCAATACATCCAGGAGGAACCGCCGAGACTCGTCGTTGAAGTGTATGATGACGACGCACTG GGCAAGGCGGAGTATTTAGGGTCCACAGTGACTTTGCCTGAGGTCCGCCTTTTCTCAGAATCCTACACGCCACCTACGCTGCAATACAGCCCGCTACACttcgccagccaatcaggaggagaGCTTCTGGCCGCCTTCGAACTGGTGCAGGTCA TGATGCGCCTCTTGCTGTTGTCTCTCCACATAGTTTGAACATGAGTAGAAAGCAAGTGGTCTATGTTGTAGATTGCCATGTCTGGAGAGCTGAGTCTGCCTCCCTTAAAGGAACAGGAAGGCGGCATCTACGAGGTGCCTGAAAACATTAGACCTGTTCTCAGTACATACAGACTAGAG GTGTTATTTTGGGGTCTACGAGAGCTTAAGAAGGTTCAGTTACTGTCTGTTGATCGCCCTCAG gtGTTCATAGAATGCGCTGGAAAAACATTGCGTTCTTCCGTCATTCAACGATACAAGTCCAACCCCAACTTCACCACCCTGGTTGACACCATTGAGCTG GAGTTACCAGAGAACGAGCACCTCCACCCGCCGCTCAGCATCACCGTTGTCGACTGGAGGGCTTTTGGTCGCAGCACGCTGGTtggaaaccacgtcatcaacaaccTGATGACCTTTAAATACATTGCTCCCCAAGCCCCACCTGCCTCCGCACAAGTGCACGCACCACCTGCAGTCATGTTCACCCCAGAACCACAAAAAGCTGAGG AATCTTTGCAGCATGCTCCAGGGACTAGTTCCACAGTTTCGTCTACAACTCCCGACGTTCTTATCACAGTTGAGGAGCCGACCCCCGAAAAGACAGAAAAGGCAGAACCCAGAAGGAAAAAG GAGAGCCACAAAAAGAGCACCCATCGCTCCTCCAAGCGCAGAAGGCGGACCATCGCAGACGAGTCAGCAGAGTGTGTCATTGACTGGTGGTCCAAATATTATGCGTCTGTAGAGAAACAG ACCAAACAAACAGAAGGATCTCCGTTCCCACAAATCTTTGAAAAAG CCTTGCCGTACCACAGCTTGCTCAACGATGGAATAGACTCTTTAG tgaacagctcaTCGGATGGTaacaagaaaaagaaacaaaagggaAAAGGAACATCAGAGCAAAACCTAAACTGTAGTCTCAGTCTGCCTACCAAACTGGCCACGCTTCAG CTTTACAGCAAGGAGCTGGAGGTAGAGTTCGGACCCTTTGACGACTGGGTCAACACATACGAACTGTTCCGCGGAAAGGCCAGTGAGGAAGAGGGGTCGACAGAGGAGAGGTTCGTTGGCAAGTTCAAG GGGCGCTTCTGCTTGTATAAGCTCACTGAAGATGAGGAAGGAGAGTGGGAGGAAGACGATGGACATCTCAGAGTCAACAGAGGGATTCCGCAGAACACCCCAGTTCAAGTCCTCATTCGTGTTTACGTTGTCTCT GCATCAAATCTGCACCCAGCCGACCCGGACGGAAAGGCAGACCCTTACGTCGTCCTTCAACTTGGCAAGAATGAAATCAAAGATCGTGAGAACTACATCCCTAAACAGCTGAACCCCGTCTTTGGAAG ATCATTTGAGATGCAGGCGACATTTCCTCAGGAGTCTCTGCTGTCGGTGCTCATCTATGACTATGACTTGGTGGGAGGGGATGACCTGATAGGGGAGACCAGGATCGACCTGGAGAACCGCTTCTACAGTCGACACAGAGCCACCTGCGGACTTCCAACCGAGTATAGTCT CGAAGGTTACAACGCCTGGAGAGACTGTCTGAAACCATCCGAGCTGCTGTCAAAGCTATGCCGAGAAAACAACGTGGACGGCCCTCACTTCAGACCAGGACGCATCATCGTGGCTGACCAAATCTTCACCGGCAAGACGCTCTTCATGCATGAAG ATGAAGAACCTGTCGAGTCCTATGAGCACTTGTCTCTGAAGATTCTGCATCGTTGGGCCGAGATCCCGACCGTTGGGTGCAAGCTGGTACCGGAACACATTGAGACCAGAACGCTGTTTCACAAGGCTCGGCCCGGAATGGATCAG GGTCAGGTCCAGATGTGGGTGGACATTTTTCCCATGGACCTGCCTCATCCCGGTCCCGCAGTGGATATTTCCCCTCGCAAACCCAAAGGGTGAGACCGGCTCCTGAATGGCACTTTAAAGCAAAGCATGACTGTTTTTTTGAACAGGATGTGAATGCGTGGTTGCAGGTATGAGCTGCGCGTCATCATCTGGAACACGGAGGATGTCATTCTGGAGGACAGCAACTTTCTGACTGGTCAGAAGTCCAGTGATATTTATATCAAAGG TTGGCTGAAAGGTATGGAGGACGACCGCCAGGAGACTGACGTCCATTACAATTCTCTGACAGGGGAAGGAAACTTCAACTGGCGTTTTGTTTTCCCCTTCAGCTACTTGCCGGCTGAGAAG GTAGTGGTGGTGAAGAAGCGAGACAACATCTTCTCCCTTGACAAAACTGAACAGAAACTGCCCGCCATCCTAAGTCTTCAGGTGTGGGATTTTGAAACGCTCTCCTCCGACGACTTCCTCG GCACGGTGGAGTTAGACCTCCACGGTTTTCCGCGCGGAGCAAAAACagccaaatcgtgtaaaatggaCATCTTCACGGATGGGACAGAGAGGATCTCCATCTTCCAACAGAAGAGGTCCAGAGGCTGGTGGCCTTTCACCAAGTCTGGAGAATTGACG GGGAAAGTGGAGGCAGAGTTTCACCTAGTGACATCTGAAGAGGCTGAGAAGAACCCAGTGGGGCGAGCCCGCAAGGAACCAGAACCGCTGCCCAAACCCAA CCGTCCCGATACCTCTTTTTCATGGTTCGTCAACCCCTTCAAGTGTTTCTTCCACCTGGTGTGGAGGAACTATAAGAAGTACATCATCATCGCTTTGCTGCTACTCATCACAGTGCTCTTCCTGGCCCTGTTGTTCTACACACTACCTGGCGCCATATCCCAAAAGATAGTCAATGGGTAA